From Candidatus Nomurabacteria bacterium, one genomic window encodes:
- a CDS encoding ion transporter translates to MKPFLEKALIRNSSKTYLRTNEFLGIVTIISVLSIALETVSSLTEYQTLFTIIEYVAVAIFTIEFIARLYAKDEKKEYLLSFYGILDIVSIVPTYFGVANLTFLKTARISRLLKFLKLSRVAKLSRISKYANKNSKKVQEVRVISMEIYLIALAIAVMIFASLLYLFEGERNVLFADIPSAVLWVTTVLLGSGVNHADFSTITKLLVVGLQFTSLLLFGLLIAIVGNMVERRLLGSSSVD, encoded by the coding sequence ATGAAACCTTTTCTCGAAAAAGCACTCATTAGAAACAGCTCAAAAACATACCTACGTACGAATGAGTTTTTAGGCATTGTCACCATCATTTCAGTTTTATCGATCGCACTTGAAACTGTCTCCTCTCTCACTGAATACCAAACACTATTTACCATCATTGAGTACGTAGCAGTGGCTATCTTCACTATTGAATTTATTGCAAGACTGTACGCAAAGGATGAAAAGAAGGAATATTTACTGAGTTTTTACGGGATCTTAGACATAGTATCTATAGTTCCTACATATTTCGGCGTAGCCAACTTAACATTCTTAAAAACCGCCAGAATCAGTCGACTTCTCAAATTCCTCAAGCTCTCTCGTGTCGCAAAACTCTCACGAATCAGTAAGTACGCAAACAAAAATAGTAAGAAGGTCCAAGAAGTGCGGGTTATTTCTATGGAAATTTACCTTATAGCACTAGCTATTGCGGTTATGATCTTTGCTAGTTTGCTGTATCTTTTTGAAGGTGAAAGAAATGTATTGTTTGCAGACATACCCTCCGCAGTACTTTGGGTAACCACCGTATTGCTTGGCAGTGGCGTGAATCATGCTGATTTTTCAACCATCACAAAACTTCTTGTGGTTGGGCTACAGTTTACCAGCTTGCTGCTTTTCGGATTACTGATCGCAATTGTCGGTAACATGGTTGAACGTCGCCTTCTTGGATCTTCGAGCGTCGACTAA
- a CDS encoding UvrD-helicase domain-containing protein has translation MSENLPYTEGLNDPQKEAVLHIDGPLMVLAGAGSGKTRVITHRIVHIIHQGVAPHNILAVTFTNKAAKEMRERVVDLTKKYFPSDRAVIDSYPVVTTFHSLGVRLLREFHESLNLRRHFTIYDRSDSQKAVKQALEKAGYNPKEFEPRKMLSIISRAKGDAKTVLEFKDAANSYPEQVAGEVWENYEEILRAEHALDFDDLLAKTLKLLKENKNVRETLQQRYKYIHIDEFQDTNKVQMQIAELLVGEAENICVVGDIDQNIYSWRGADIKNVLQFERHFPRVHTILLEENYRSTQTIIAASNDIIKKNQNRVDKNVFTNNHEGEKITLYAGMTGSCEADYVAQTAKELIADGADPASIAVLYRTNFQSRSLEEAFINNDVPYQLLGTKFFERKEVKDVLSYLRLALNPGSNADLTRIINEPARGIGKVTMLKVVEGKRGELNAGAAAKVKIFDDIMMDIAKCATEKTLSETIKFIMKRSGIEDHYREEGTEEALERIENLRELVTLASRFDDLAPEDAVEQFIENAALQSDQDEMKEKEEQNAVRLMTIHASKGLEFPYVFITGLEQGLFPHERLDDGRIDNEEERRLFYVALTRAEKKVYLTYAHMRTIFGSQRVNVPSEFLNDISTEHVEQAEPEGRGHNSGYETTVYLD, from the coding sequence ATGTCTGAAAATCTTCCTTATACCGAAGGTCTTAACGACCCCCAAAAAGAAGCTGTTTTACATATCGACGGTCCGTTGATGGTCCTGGCCGGAGCTGGTTCGGGCAAAACACGGGTGATCACTCACCGCATCGTCCACATCATTCACCAAGGCGTCGCACCGCACAACATCCTCGCAGTAACCTTCACCAACAAAGCTGCCAAGGAAATGCGCGAGCGCGTGGTGGACCTCACCAAGAAATATTTCCCTTCCGATCGAGCGGTCATCGATAGCTATCCGGTCGTTACCACGTTTCACTCACTCGGCGTGCGCTTGTTACGCGAATTTCATGAAAGCCTTAATTTACGTCGTCATTTCACCATCTATGATCGGAGCGACAGCCAGAAAGCCGTGAAGCAAGCGCTGGAAAAGGCTGGCTACAACCCAAAGGAGTTCGAACCACGCAAAATGCTCTCGATCATTTCCCGTGCCAAGGGAGACGCGAAGACTGTGCTGGAATTCAAAGACGCGGCAAACTCATACCCTGAGCAAGTGGCCGGGGAAGTATGGGAGAACTACGAAGAGATCCTCCGCGCCGAACACGCACTTGATTTTGATGATCTCTTAGCAAAAACACTTAAGCTGTTAAAGGAAAACAAGAACGTGCGCGAAACCCTCCAGCAGCGCTACAAATATATTCATATTGATGAGTTTCAGGACACCAACAAAGTGCAGATGCAGATCGCAGAGCTCTTGGTGGGCGAAGCAGAAAACATCTGCGTGGTAGGGGACATCGACCAAAATATCTATAGCTGGCGTGGTGCCGACATCAAGAATGTGCTGCAATTCGAGCGCCACTTCCCGCGCGTCCACACTATTCTTCTAGAAGAAAATTACCGCAGTACGCAGACCATCATCGCGGCCAGTAACGACATCATTAAGAAAAACCAAAACCGCGTCGACAAAAACGTCTTTACCAACAATCACGAAGGAGAGAAGATCACCCTCTACGCCGGCATGACCGGTAGCTGCGAAGCAGACTATGTTGCCCAGACTGCCAAAGAACTCATCGCTGACGGTGCTGATCCAGCTTCAATTGCCGTGCTGTACCGCACCAACTTCCAGTCGCGTTCACTTGAAGAAGCATTCATTAATAATGACGTGCCATATCAGCTTTTAGGCACCAAGTTCTTCGAGCGAAAAGAAGTGAAGGATGTACTGTCGTACCTCCGCCTTGCACTGAATCCTGGCAGCAACGCCGACCTCACCCGCATCATAAATGAACCAGCCCGCGGTATCGGCAAGGTAACCATGCTGAAGGTGGTAGAGGGGAAGCGGGGTGAGCTGAACGCCGGCGCAGCCGCAAAGGTAAAGATATTTGACGACATCATGATGGATATCGCCAAGTGCGCCACTGAAAAAACCTTATCTGAAACCATTAAATTCATCATGAAGCGAAGTGGAATCGAAGACCACTACCGTGAGGAGGGAACCGAAGAAGCACTCGAACGCATCGAAAACCTCCGCGAACTTGTGACCCTCGCGAGCCGCTTTGATGACCTCGCACCGGAAGACGCAGTGGAGCAATTCATCGAAAACGCTGCGCTCCAGAGTGATCAAGACGAGATGAAAGAGAAGGAAGAGCAAAATGCCGTGCGTCTCATGACCATTCATGCCTCAAAGGGACTCGAATTCCCGTACGTGTTTATCACCGGCCTCGAGCAAGGCCTCTTCCCGCACGAGCGCCTCGATGATGGACGAATCGACAATGAAGAAGAACGCCGACTGTTCTATGTCGCCCTCACGCGCGCTGAGAAAAAAGTCTATCTCACCTACGCCCACATGCGCACCATCTTCGGCAGCCAACGCGTCAATGTGCCGTCAGAATTCCTCAACGACATTTCAACCGAACACGTCGAGCAAGCTGAGCCCGAGGGAAGGGGACACAATTCAGGGTACGAGACAACGGTGTATTTGGACTAA
- a CDS encoding ATP-binding cassette domain-containing protein: MRLNNVTLAHNGAVILKNVSIDLPPGCRLGLVGSSGAGKSTIISLLRRDLDPTAGEVLLDGQDLRGFSLRSVLPYIGGIPQTTQVLTGTVRENILHGLSRIDGVTDDAVWDVLDAVSPSFRTLFREDGLDTRVGKQGLRLSGGERQRLCVARSLIEHPQFQKRLYLIDEATSALDSETEIIVQRGIDQALDKGMSAVVVTHRLSTLRGCNRFAYLRKASDCDNNTPQVAAVCDSLGELYEYLPEFRPMADLQGISL, encoded by the coding sequence ATGAGGTTGAATAATGTCACGCTTGCTCATAATGGAGCAGTGATATTGAAGAATGTCTCGATCGACCTACCACCTGGTTGTCGATTGGGACTGGTCGGCAGTAGTGGTGCAGGGAAAAGCACCATTATTAGTCTGCTCCGTCGCGACCTCGACCCCACAGCGGGCGAGGTGTTACTCGACGGACAAGACCTACGCGGGTTCAGCCTACGTAGTGTACTACCGTACATCGGTGGCATTCCGCAGACGACACAGGTCCTGACGGGGACTGTGCGAGAGAATATCTTGCACGGCCTGTCGCGGATCGATGGCGTCACTGACGACGCGGTCTGGGACGTGCTCGACGCGGTCAGTCCAAGCTTCCGCACTTTATTTAGGGAAGACGGACTCGACACCCGCGTCGGCAAGCAGGGCTTGCGGCTCTCAGGTGGTGAACGCCAGCGACTCTGTGTCGCCCGTTCACTGATCGAGCACCCGCAGTTTCAGAAGAGACTCTATTTGATCGATGAGGCCACGTCCGCTCTCGACTCCGAAACGGAGATCATTGTGCAACGCGGCATCGACCAAGCCTTGGACAAAGGAATGTCTGCGGTGGTGGTCACTCATCGACTTTCTACTCTGCGCGGTTGTAACCGATTCGCGTACCTACGCAAAGCGAGCGACTGCGACAACAATACTCCGCAGGTAGCTGCAGTCTGTGATTCACTTGGTGAGCTCTATGAGTACTTACCCGAATTCAGACCTATGGCTGACCTGCAGGGTATCTCGTTGTAG
- a CDS encoding M23 family metallopeptidase gives MFLSLVIAVPLSVQAGFFSKLFGEPAEAAPAVTAPTVSASDVPLLAALQNPNPLGARGGAEILVDENVLVSTGPVGEDEIAEQKNGMGEIRVYTVREGDSLSQIAEMFGVTTNTIMWANDISKASSIQPGDTLVILPIVGVRHVVKSGDTIGSIAKKYEGDVDEILSYNQLASAEELSVGDTLIIPGGAMHAAPVRASAASPVRVSGGGSASSAGFSHPVPGAVKTQGIHGYNAVDLAAGYGTPIRAAAAGEVIVSKSSGWNGGYGQYVVIRHANGAQTLYAHMMRNDVGVGAWVSQGEVIGGMGSTGKSTGTHLHFEVRGASNPF, from the coding sequence GTGTTTCTAAGCCTCGTGATCGCTGTACCCCTCTCGGTACAAGCTGGCTTTTTCTCTAAATTATTCGGTGAACCTGCAGAAGCAGCTCCAGCAGTGACTGCACCTACGGTGTCGGCTTCTGATGTTCCGTTGCTTGCTGCCCTGCAAAACCCCAACCCCCTTGGGGCGCGTGGTGGTGCTGAGATCTTGGTTGATGAGAATGTGCTCGTTTCAACTGGTCCGGTTGGAGAAGATGAGATTGCAGAACAGAAGAACGGCATGGGCGAGATCCGTGTGTACACCGTGCGTGAGGGGGATTCACTCTCACAGATCGCGGAGATGTTCGGAGTGACCACTAATACCATCATGTGGGCCAATGATATTTCTAAAGCCAGCTCAATTCAGCCTGGTGACACGCTGGTAATCTTGCCGATCGTTGGTGTGCGACACGTTGTGAAGAGTGGTGATACGATCGGTTCTATTGCGAAGAAATACGAAGGAGATGTCGATGAGATCCTTTCATACAACCAACTTGCGTCGGCTGAAGAGCTATCTGTTGGAGATACCCTCATTATTCCGGGCGGTGCGATGCATGCTGCACCAGTACGCGCGTCAGCGGCTTCTCCAGTGCGTGTCTCTGGCGGCGGTTCCGCATCTTCTGCTGGCTTCTCTCACCCAGTACCGGGAGCAGTAAAAACGCAGGGTATTCACGGATATAACGCTGTCGACCTGGCAGCTGGATACGGTACACCGATCCGTGCTGCGGCAGCTGGTGAGGTGATCGTTTCAAAGAGTTCAGGCTGGAATGGTGGATATGGTCAGTATGTGGTGATCCGTCATGCTAATGGTGCACAAACACTCTACGCTCACATGATGCGTAATGATGTAGGGGTTGGTGCGTGGGTTTCACAAGGTGAGGTGATCGGTGGTATGGGGTCGACTGGAAAGTCTACCGGGACCCACCTTCACTTCGAGGTTCGTGGCGCAAGTAACCCATTCTAG
- a CDS encoding YifB family Mg chelatase-like AAA ATPase, producing the protein MAIAQVHTVQPDVLRGTVVTIEADISRGLHSFSIVGLAGKAIDEAKDRVGSAIKHSDYPSPKTKNQKIVISLSPADLKKEGPLFDLPIAIAYLLAAEEITEDCVRRAYVGELGLDGTLRRVRGVLNAVAAARDAGFAEIIVPTENATEAALIDGIVVRPAHNLREVIEHIAPTEQFDFNLPTQPETMIEDGWYESSVSLEDIKGQESAKRALTIAAAGRHNVMLVGPPGTGKTMLARALRSLLPPLSREEALAVTAIHSIATNDFTISTRPPFRSPHHTASHTSLVGGGAHPKPGEITLAHHGVLFMDEFPEFDRRSLDALRQPLEDRVVSISRVQGSAEFPADFILIAALNPYRGSEDGTTDLARAMSETYKNKVSGPILDRIDLWVEVPHVPYETLTTLKKNEGETDRAREQIMTARQSQTGRFVQTKTNTNSGMTARDIENYITLTEEVTDLLKLSSEKLNLSPRSYHRLIKVARTIADLDQKEEIEVPHVLEALQYRVSL; encoded by the coding sequence ATGGCCATTGCACAAGTGCACACCGTGCAGCCAGACGTGCTGCGAGGGACGGTTGTAACCATTGAAGCTGATATCTCCCGCGGTCTTCATTCTTTTTCTATCGTTGGCCTGGCTGGCAAAGCGATCGATGAGGCAAAGGACCGAGTAGGAAGTGCTATCAAACATTCAGACTACCCATCACCCAAGACGAAGAATCAGAAGATCGTGATCTCACTTTCGCCCGCAGACCTTAAGAAAGAGGGTCCACTGTTTGACTTGCCGATCGCCATTGCATATCTATTGGCTGCTGAGGAAATAACTGAAGACTGTGTGCGGCGGGCGTATGTGGGAGAGCTTGGACTTGACGGCACCTTGCGTCGAGTGCGCGGTGTACTCAATGCCGTTGCTGCCGCACGCGATGCTGGCTTTGCAGAGATCATCGTACCGACTGAGAACGCAACGGAAGCTGCGCTCATTGATGGGATCGTTGTGCGACCGGCACACAACCTGCGAGAAGTAATAGAACATATTGCTCCGACTGAACAATTTGATTTCAACTTACCGACCCAACCAGAGACCATGATCGAGGATGGTTGGTACGAGAGCAGTGTGAGTTTAGAAGATATTAAAGGGCAAGAGAGTGCCAAGCGAGCACTCACTATCGCGGCGGCAGGGCGACATAATGTCATGCTAGTCGGACCGCCTGGCACCGGAAAGACGATGCTCGCTCGGGCACTCCGCTCACTCCTGCCGCCGCTCTCACGCGAAGAAGCGCTCGCAGTGACCGCGATCCATTCGATCGCCACAAATGACTTCACGATCAGTACCAGGCCACCTTTTCGCTCACCACATCACACCGCGAGCCACACCAGCCTGGTCGGTGGTGGAGCACACCCAAAACCAGGTGAGATCACCTTGGCTCATCATGGCGTTCTTTTCATGGATGAATTCCCTGAGTTTGACCGCCGCTCACTTGATGCGCTACGGCAACCACTTGAAGACCGAGTGGTAAGTATCTCACGTGTGCAAGGGAGTGCAGAATTTCCAGCTGACTTCATACTTATTGCTGCACTCAATCCATACCGCGGGAGCGAAGACGGCACCACTGACCTCGCGCGCGCGATGAGTGAGACCTACAAAAACAAAGTCTCTGGCCCGATTCTCGATCGTATCGACCTCTGGGTGGAGGTGCCACACGTCCCCTACGAGACATTGACCACACTTAAGAAAAACGAGGGCGAGACAGACCGAGCAAGGGAACAGATCATGACCGCCCGGCAGTCTCAGACCGGTCGCTTTGTACAAACCAAGACCAATACCAACTCCGGCATGACTGCGAGAGATATCGAAAACTACATTACTCTTACCGAAGAGGTGACCGATCTCCTCAAGCTCTCAAGTGAGAAACTCAATCTCTCCCCGCGCAGCTACCACCGACTTATTAAAGTCGCACGTACCATTGCCGATCTAGACCAAAAGGAAGAGATCGAAGTACCGCATGTGCTTGAGGCGTTGCAGTATCGGGTGAGTTTGTAA
- a CDS encoding TraR/DksA C4-type zinc finger protein, translated as MSHEALKTRLETELDQVITELNTIAAQNPDTGDWVARIDPVEIGNADENVVADTTEDWDTNRALLTQLETRYRNITRALEKFATDTYGICEISGEPIEEARLNANPAARTNIANIDRESELPI; from the coding sequence ATGTCACACGAAGCATTGAAGACTCGCCTAGAGACTGAACTTGATCAGGTTATTACTGAGCTCAACACCATCGCTGCCCAAAACCCAGACACTGGCGACTGGGTAGCCAGGATCGACCCGGTAGAGATTGGAAACGCTGACGAAAATGTAGTCGCCGACACCACTGAAGACTGGGACACCAATCGCGCACTCCTCACTCAACTCGAAACGCGCTATCGCAATATCACCCGAGCATTAGAAAAATTTGCTACTGACACGTATGGTATTTGTGAGATCAGCGGGGAACCGATCGAAGAAGCAAGACTCAATGCCAACCCAGCAGCGCGTACCAACATTGCCAATATTGACCGAGAATCTGAGTTGCCGATCTAA
- a CDS encoding polyribonucleotide nucleotidyltransferase encodes MQTQSFSLDLAGKTLTAEFSDLTAQANGSVLLKYGETAILVTAVMGEKEVPMNYFPLSVEFEEKFYAAGAILGSRFQRREGRPSDEAVLSARIVDRTIRPLFNQHIRKEVQVVVTVLAIGEDDPDVLGVIGASLALAVSDIPWRGPVGAVRIGRNKETREVIINPTYNERKEGLLDFEVLACGKDNTINMIETAAHEVSETDVVAILEAATSVHQQLEQWQKEIVAALGKDKQAEPVREIPEALVDLFTTTFKQKLSDTLFSNKAGKSHIYELKGEFMTAVDEREIDAVVAGDYFEDKVDEELHRGALEDGKRADGRGMDEVRELFAKAGGVSPVLHGSGIFYRGGTHIFSALTLGGPEAAQAIDTIESQDMKKRFMHHYNFPPFSVGETGRVGGFNRRMIGHGALAEKALVPVLPSQEEFPYTIRLVSETLSSNGSSSMGSVCGSTLALMDGGVPIKRPVAGIASGVMIGGDQHVLLTDIQGPEDEFGDMDFKVAGTTEGVTAIQMDVKVDGVPLHILEGALEKARQARLQILDVITAEIAVPRENISPRAPEIIVLKIMPEQIGLVIGSGGKTINSIKDDSGVEEIGIEEDGTVYITGKNGTAQAAADRIRALTRVYEVGERAEATVTRIATFGAFAKLDAFNEGLIHISEVAPFRIETVEGILNIGDVVPVVISKVEDGKIGLSIKQADPEWGKNHGLTPQARPEKKQE; translated from the coding sequence ATGCAAACACAATCTTTTTCTTTAGACCTTGCAGGCAAAACACTCACTGCAGAATTTTCAGACCTCACCGCACAAGCCAATGGCTCAGTCCTTCTCAAGTACGGCGAGACCGCGATCTTGGTAACTGCAGTGATGGGGGAGAAAGAAGTACCAATGAATTACTTCCCACTTTCAGTCGAGTTCGAAGAGAAATTCTATGCCGCTGGCGCAATCCTCGGAAGCCGCTTCCAGCGACGGGAAGGTAGGCCAAGTGATGAAGCAGTACTCTCGGCTCGCATCGTTGACCGAACTATTCGTCCACTCTTCAATCAACACATCCGTAAAGAAGTGCAGGTGGTCGTGACCGTGCTTGCAATTGGTGAAGATGATCCTGATGTACTTGGCGTGATCGGTGCCTCACTCGCACTCGCGGTCTCTGACATTCCATGGCGCGGACCAGTTGGTGCAGTTCGTATCGGACGCAACAAAGAAACGAGGGAAGTGATCATCAACCCAACCTACAATGAGCGGAAGGAGGGACTGCTCGATTTTGAGGTGCTCGCTTGTGGTAAAGACAACACGATCAACATGATCGAAACAGCAGCACACGAGGTCAGCGAAACTGATGTAGTGGCAATCCTTGAAGCAGCTACAAGCGTACACCAACAACTGGAACAGTGGCAAAAAGAAATTGTAGCGGCCCTCGGAAAAGACAAACAAGCTGAACCGGTACGTGAGATACCTGAAGCTCTCGTTGATCTATTCACCACAACCTTCAAGCAAAAGTTATCTGATACACTCTTTTCAAACAAAGCTGGAAAGTCTCACATCTACGAGCTAAAGGGTGAGTTCATGACAGCAGTTGACGAACGTGAGATCGATGCTGTTGTAGCAGGTGACTATTTTGAAGATAAGGTCGACGAAGAGCTGCACCGCGGCGCACTCGAAGACGGTAAGCGGGCCGACGGTCGTGGTATGGATGAAGTGCGCGAGCTATTTGCGAAAGCTGGTGGAGTTTCACCAGTGCTCCACGGCTCAGGCATTTTCTACCGAGGGGGTACACACATCTTTTCTGCGCTGACACTTGGCGGACCAGAAGCAGCTCAAGCAATCGACACCATCGAAAGCCAAGATATGAAGAAGCGTTTCATGCACCACTACAACTTTCCGCCATTTTCAGTTGGCGAAACCGGCCGAGTTGGCGGATTCAATCGTCGTATGATCGGCCATGGCGCCCTCGCTGAGAAAGCACTCGTACCAGTCCTTCCATCGCAGGAAGAATTTCCATACACTATTCGACTTGTATCGGAAACACTTTCGAGTAACGGATCTAGTTCGATGGGTTCCGTGTGTGGTTCAACTCTTGCCCTCATGGACGGGGGCGTACCGATCAAACGACCAGTGGCAGGCATTGCTTCAGGCGTCATGATCGGTGGTGATCAACATGTCCTTCTCACTGACATTCAAGGACCAGAAGATGAGTTTGGTGATATGGACTTCAAGGTGGCTGGAACCACTGAGGGAGTTACCGCGATCCAAATGGATGTGAAGGTGGATGGTGTGCCACTACATATATTAGAAGGCGCTCTTGAGAAAGCACGACAAGCCCGACTACAGATCCTTGACGTGATCACGGCTGAGATCGCTGTACCACGGGAAAACATTTCGCCACGTGCTCCAGAGATCATTGTACTGAAGATCATGCCAGAACAGATCGGACTCGTCATCGGAAGCGGTGGCAAGACCATCAACAGTATTAAGGATGATTCGGGGGTAGAAGAGATCGGCATTGAAGAGGACGGCACCGTGTACATCACTGGTAAAAACGGGACGGCTCAAGCTGCCGCCGATCGCATTCGAGCTCTGACCAGGGTCTACGAAGTGGGGGAGCGAGCCGAAGCAACCGTTACTCGCATTGCCACCTTTGGTGCCTTTGCAAAACTAGACGCATTCAACGAAGGTCTGATACACATCTCCGAAGTAGCACCGTTCCGGATCGAAACAGTCGAGGGAATACTCAATATTGGAGATGTCGTGCCAGTAGTGATCTCAAAGGTAGAAGACGGTAAGATCGGACTATCGATCAAGCAAGCTGATCCAGAATGGGGCAAAAACCACGGTCTCACACCACAAGCACGACCCGAAAAGAAACAAGAGTAG
- a CDS encoding J domain-containing protein: MATKRKTPALTVLGISPALANKLPTEAVVMVAKSIYRTLAGRYHPDKNQGAAPPASIDLTALQEAARAVEADPQKCIAEVSAKARTTKQEKEMVGLEAVVEQQTAEIESLRESLLLQWQRSAAASLGVRFGELLTKQSGKDTYDVQNLNGLGIIVRTPNTTEEYREYLLDKGHWFTRPLVKKSFGVKSPLPPGIRKELVIPASGSDGARGFYYDQADAYDRVESFVIIGSYTVHDLREAQEKAQKETADESAKQIGVLSMGEKLSTVAASSSELDSVMSAVLEPNVASGRVVIFAELGAANRIRFKTLGTVVSVRVFDASQRR; the protein is encoded by the coding sequence ATGGCGACTAAGCGAAAAACACCAGCGCTTACGGTGCTTGGTATCTCGCCAGCTTTGGCAAATAAGCTGCCGACTGAGGCGGTCGTGATGGTTGCCAAGAGTATCTATCGCACGCTTGCTGGCAGGTATCATCCGGACAAGAACCAAGGAGCTGCTCCGCCAGCCAGTATCGATCTCACAGCACTGCAGGAAGCGGCACGGGCGGTCGAAGCTGACCCGCAGAAATGTATTGCGGAAGTGTCGGCTAAAGCACGCACTACCAAGCAAGAGAAAGAAATGGTCGGTCTTGAGGCAGTTGTTGAGCAACAAACAGCCGAGATCGAATCGCTCCGGGAGTCACTGTTGTTGCAATGGCAACGGTCGGCCGCGGCGAGTCTTGGGGTGCGATTTGGTGAGTTGTTGACCAAACAGTCTGGCAAGGATACCTACGATGTGCAAAACCTCAATGGTCTTGGGATCATCGTCCGTACGCCTAATACCACTGAAGAGTATCGTGAATACTTGCTCGATAAAGGGCATTGGTTCACCAGGCCATTGGTAAAAAAGAGTTTTGGAGTGAAGAGTCCGCTACCACCAGGTATCCGGAAGGAGCTCGTCATACCAGCTTCTGGTTCAGATGGCGCGCGAGGTTTCTACTACGATCAAGCAGATGCGTATGACCGGGTAGAGAGTTTTGTGATCATCGGATCGTACACGGTGCATGATCTTCGTGAAGCGCAAGAAAAAGCGCAAAAGGAAACAGCGGACGAGAGTGCGAAGCAGATCGGAGTGCTTAGTATGGGTGAAAAGCTGAGCACAGTTGCAGCCAGTTCATCCGAACTTGATTCAGTGATGAGTGCGGTGCTTGAACCGAACGTTGCTTCAGGACGGGTGGTCATATTTGCCGAGCTTGGTGCAGCAAATCGCATCCGTTTCAAAACTCTCGGCACGGTAGTCAGTGTTCGTGTGTTTGATGCTTCTCAAAGAAGATGA
- a CDS encoding NYN domain-containing protein, which yields MGVIRHPDQRVAVIIDTQNLYHSAKNLYKSKVNFAEVVKAAVQNRKLIRATSYVVNTEGGEESAFFEALEKVGIEIKTKDLQIFYGGAKKADWDIGMAVDAIKMAPKMDAIIFATGDGDFIPAVEYIKSLGCQVEAITFGRSASSGLRHAVDDFIDLDDDPKKYLIGFRPTRKGNTRKRTPSKKTGTKNDSKNTEPKTVGSDTDYL from the coding sequence ATGGGAGTAATCCGACACCCCGACCAACGCGTCGCGGTAATCATTGATACGCAAAATCTGTATCACAGTGCAAAAAATTTATACAAGTCTAAAGTGAACTTCGCTGAAGTCGTGAAGGCGGCCGTGCAAAATCGCAAACTCATTCGCGCCACTTCATACGTGGTAAACACCGAAGGCGGGGAAGAGAGTGCGTTCTTCGAAGCGCTCGAAAAAGTCGGGATCGAGATCAAAACGAAGGACCTCCAGATCTTCTACGGCGGCGCAAAGAAAGCTGACTGGGATATTGGTATGGCAGTCGACGCGATCAAGATGGCACCAAAGATGGACGCGATCATTTTCGCGACCGGCGACGGTGACTTCATCCCGGCAGTTGAGTACATCAAGAGTCTTGGCTGCCAGGTAGAGGCGATCACCTTTGGACGATCAGCTTCGTCTGGTCTCCGTCATGCAGTCGACGATTTCATTGATCTCGACGACGATCCAAAAAAATATCTCATCGGCTTTAGGCCAACGCGGAAGGGAAACACGCGCAAACGAACACCAAGCAAGAAAACTGGCACAAAAAATGACAGCAAGAATACTGAGCCAAAGACTGTCGGCTCTGATACTGATTACTTATAA
- the rpsO gene encoding 30S ribosomal protein S15, whose product MLSKRVKENEVKKVQRHDADTGSPEAQVALLTRKIEELSSHLRKHKKDFHSRRGLLQMVADRRKHLKYLMKKDEKAYSALIKKLGLKG is encoded by the coding sequence ATGCTATCAAAGCGAGTAAAAGAAAATGAGGTAAAGAAGGTACAGCGCCACGACGCTGACACTGGTTCGCCAGAAGCTCAAGTGGCACTCCTTACCCGCAAGATCGAGGAACTCTCTTCACACCTGCGCAAGCACAAGAAGGACTTCCACTCTCGTCGCGGACTTCTTCAGATGGTAGCGGATCGCCGCAAGCATCTGAAGTACCTCATGAAGAAAGATGAGAAAGCATATAGCGCTCTCATCAAGAAGCTTGGCCTCAAGGGCTAA